One stretch of Enterobacter sp. RHBSTW-00994 DNA includes these proteins:
- the infC gene encoding translation initiation factor IF-3: MKGGKRVQTARPNRINGEIRAQEVRLTGLEGEQLGIVSLREALEKAEESGVDLVEISPNAEPPVCRIMDYGKFLYEKSKSSKEQKKKQKVIQVKEIKFRPGTDDGDYQVKLRSLVRFLEEGDKAKITLRFRGREMAHQQIGMEVLNRVRDDLSELAVVESFPTKIEGRQMIMVLAPKKKQ, from the coding sequence ATTAAAGGCGGAAAACGAGTTCAAACGGCGCGCCCGAATCGTATTAATGGCGAAATTCGCGCGCAAGAAGTTCGCTTAACAGGTCTGGAAGGCGAGCAGCTTGGTATTGTGAGTCTGAGAGAAGCTCTGGAAAAAGCAGAAGAATCCGGAGTAGACTTAGTCGAAATCAGCCCTAACGCCGAGCCGCCAGTTTGTCGTATTATGGATTACGGCAAATTCCTCTATGAAAAGAGCAAGTCTTCTAAGGAACAGAAGAAAAAGCAAAAAGTTATCCAGGTTAAGGAAATTAAATTCCGACCTGGTACCGACGATGGCGATTACCAGGTAAAACTCCGCAGCCTGGTACGCTTTCTGGAAGAGGGTGATAAAGCTAAGATCACACTGCGTTTCCGCGGTCGTGAGATGGCTCACCAGCAGATCGGTATGGAAGTGCTTAACCGCGTCCGTGACGATCTGAGTGAACTGGCAGTAGTCGAATCCTTCCCAACGAAGATCGAAGGCCGTCAGATGATCATGGTGCTCGCTCCTAAGAAGAAACAGTAA
- the pheS gene encoding phenylalanine--tRNA ligase subunit alpha, which yields MSHLAELVASATAAINQASDVAALDNVRVEYLGKKGHLTLQMTTLRELPPEERPAAGAVINEAKEQVQQALNARKADLENAALNARLAEETIDVSLPGRRIENGGLHPVTRTIDRIESFFGELGFTVATGPEIEDDYHNFDALNIPGHHPARADHDTFWFDATRLLRTQTSGVQIRTMKDQAPPIRIIAPGRVYRNDYDQTHTPMFHQMEGLIVDKNISFTNLKGTLHDFLRNFFEEDLQIRFRPSYFPFTEPSAEVDVMGKNGKWLEVLGCGMVHPNVLRNVGIDPEVYSGFAFGMGMERLTMLRYGVTDLRAFFENDLRFLKQFK from the coding sequence ATGTCACATCTCGCAGAGCTGGTTGCCAGTGCAACGGCTGCCATTAACCAAGCGTCAGATGTTGCCGCGTTAGATAACGTCCGCGTCGAATATCTGGGCAAGAAAGGACATTTAACCCTTCAAATGACCACCCTGCGTGAGCTGCCGCCAGAAGAGCGTCCAGCTGCGGGTGCGGTCATTAACGAAGCGAAAGAGCAGGTGCAGCAAGCGCTGAACGCGCGTAAAGCCGATCTGGAAAATGCCGCACTGAATGCTCGTCTGGCTGAAGAGACCATTGACGTTTCCCTGCCTGGCCGTCGTATTGAGAACGGTGGTCTGCACCCGGTAACCCGAACAATCGATCGTATTGAAAGTTTCTTCGGTGAGCTCGGCTTTACCGTGGCGACTGGTCCGGAAATCGAAGATGACTACCATAACTTCGATGCGTTGAACATTCCTGGCCATCATCCGGCACGTGCTGACCACGACACTTTCTGGTTTGATGCCACCCGTCTGCTGCGTACTCAAACTTCGGGCGTACAGATCCGCACGATGAAGGATCAGGCGCCGCCAATCCGTATTATCGCGCCGGGTCGTGTCTATCGTAACGACTACGATCAGACTCACACCCCAATGTTCCACCAGATGGAAGGCCTGATTGTCGATAAAAATATCAGCTTTACTAACCTGAAAGGGACGCTGCACGACTTCCTGCGTAACTTCTTTGAAGAAGATCTGCAGATCCGTTTCCGTCCATCCTATTTCCCGTTCACCGAACCGTCTGCGGAAGTTGATGTGATGGGTAAAAACGGCAAATGGCTGGAAGTGCTGGGTTGCGGCATGGTGCATCCTAATGTACTGCGCAACGTGGGTATTGACCCGGAGGTGTATTCCGGTTTCGCATTCGGTATGGGCATGGAGCGTCTGACCATGCTGCGCTACGGCGTAACCGATTTGCGCGCATTCTTCGAAAACGATCTGCGTTTCCTCAAACAGTTTAAATAA
- a CDS encoding glutathione peroxidase, with protein sequence MQYDILNTEVTTIDGEKTTLEGYKGKVLLLVNVASKCGLTPQYEQLETLQQEWEKEGFTVLGFPCNQFLGQEPGSEEEIKTFCSTTYGVTFPMFSKIDVNGEHRHPLYEKLVTAAPIAVAPEGSGFYERMASKGRAPLSPEDILWNFEKFLIGRDGQVIQRFSPDMTPDDPAVIKAIKQAIAH encoded by the coding sequence ATGCAATACGATATTCTGAATACCGAAGTGACGACGATCGACGGCGAAAAAACCACGCTGGAAGGCTACAAAGGTAAGGTGCTTCTGCTGGTTAATGTGGCCTCTAAATGTGGCCTGACACCACAGTATGAACAGCTTGAAACACTGCAGCAAGAATGGGAGAAAGAGGGCTTTACCGTGCTCGGTTTCCCATGCAACCAGTTCCTGGGACAAGAGCCGGGCAGTGAAGAGGAAATTAAAACGTTTTGCAGCACGACCTATGGCGTGACATTCCCGATGTTCAGCAAAATTGATGTGAACGGAGAACATCGTCATCCGTTGTATGAAAAACTGGTTACTGCTGCGCCTATTGCTGTTGCGCCGGAAGGGAGTGGTTTTTATGAGCGAATGGCCAGCAAGGGCCGCGCACCGCTTTCTCCTGAAGATATCTTGTGGAATTTCGAAAAATTCCTGATTGGTCGTGATGGTCAGGTCATTCAGCGTTTCTCGCCAGATATGACCCCGGATGATCCTGCGGTAATTAAAGCCATTAAACAGGCCATTGCTCACTAA
- the rplT gene encoding 50S ribosomal protein L20: protein MARVKRGVVARARHKKILKQAKGYYGARSRVYRVAFQAVIKAGQYAYRDRRQRKRQFRQLWIARINAAARQNGISYSKFINGLKKASVEIDRKILADIAVFDKLAFTALVEKAKAALA from the coding sequence ATGGCTCGCGTAAAACGTGGTGTAGTTGCCCGTGCACGTCACAAGAAAATTTTGAAACAAGCTAAAGGCTACTACGGTGCGCGTTCTCGCGTATACCGCGTTGCCTTCCAGGCTGTTATCAAAGCTGGTCAGTATGCTTACCGTGACCGTCGTCAACGTAAGCGTCAGTTCCGTCAACTGTGGATTGCGCGTATCAACGCAGCAGCACGTCAGAACGGTATTTCTTACAGCAAATTCATCAACGGCCTGAAAAAAGCCTCTGTTGAAATCGACCGTAAGATCCTTGCTGACATCGCAGTATTCGACAAATTAGCGTTTACCGCGCTGGTCGAAAAAGCGAAAGCAGCACTGGCATAA
- a CDS encoding EAL domain-containing protein — translation MIITLDNAYQSEFLLLPARNSEGELKGLEIMVNFVGVDTDVRIPTELVIPHLSAEEELALFNEKLQLLDTCKLFFIQHHLIAWISITPVIVAFLLTSENAVSILDRYPFLEFTISENYPGLNNGKDDLDLARMAIRFPLVLANFGAGAASLKPVYDGLFKRVILDKGFVHQHVFDLSFEPFMRAILWQITPHCQSVIVSGIDDHSILQRVMSFSIGAMQGNLWPAVAAEQVTTLVQR, via the coding sequence ATGATTATCACGCTAGATAATGCTTACCAGTCTGAATTTTTACTTCTTCCTGCACGTAATAGCGAAGGGGAGCTTAAAGGTTTAGAGATTATGGTTAACTTTGTTGGCGTTGACACGGATGTGCGAATTCCCACTGAACTGGTTATCCCACACCTTTCTGCAGAAGAAGAGTTAGCGCTTTTCAATGAAAAACTGCAGCTGCTTGATACCTGTAAACTGTTCTTTATTCAGCATCATCTAATTGCATGGATAAGTATTACTCCAGTCATTGTTGCGTTTTTATTAACGAGCGAAAATGCGGTTTCAATTCTCGATCGTTATCCGTTTCTGGAGTTCACCATTAGTGAGAATTATCCTGGTTTAAATAACGGGAAAGACGATCTGGATCTGGCGAGAATGGCGATCCGTTTCCCGCTCGTTTTAGCCAACTTTGGTGCGGGGGCGGCGTCGCTAAAACCTGTATACGACGGGTTATTTAAACGGGTTATCCTGGATAAAGGGTTTGTTCATCAGCACGTATTTGACCTCTCTTTCGAGCCTTTTATGCGCGCGATCCTCTGGCAAATAACACCACATTGTCAGTCGGTCATTGTGTCCGGAATTGACGATCACAGCATATTGCAACGCGTCATGTCATTTAGCATTGGTGCAATGCAAGGAAATCTCTGGCCTGCGGTCGCGGCAGAGCAAGTCACCACTCTCGTTCAGCGATAA
- the selO gene encoding protein adenylyltransferase SelO, whose amino-acid sequence MTLSFTAHWHDELPGFYTALKPTPLDNARLIWHNDVLADALNIPPSLFQPTSGAGVWGGETLLPGMQPLAQVYSGHQFGVWAGQLGDGRGILLGEQHCANGQTFDWHLKGAGLTPYSRMGDGRAVLRSTIRESLASEAMHALGIPTTRALSIVTSDTPVARETMERGAMLMRIAQSHLRFGHFEHFYYRREPEKVRQLADYAIHRHWPQWQDEADKYMLWFRDIVARTAATIARWQTVGFAHGVMNTDNMSILGLTFDYGPFGFLDDYQPGYICNHSDYQGRYSFDNQPAVGLWNLQRLAQSLSPFIDVEALNDALDSYQEILLREYGTLMRGKLGLQTQEKGDNEILNGLLALMSREGSDFTRTFRLLGQTEQYSSASPLRDDFIDRQAFDDWFRLYRERLQRESIDDVMRQGQMNAANPAMVLRNWLAQRAIEQAEQGEYEELHRLHIALRTPFAERDDDYVSRPPDWGKRLEVSCSS is encoded by the coding sequence ATGACCCTGTCTTTTACTGCTCACTGGCATGATGAATTACCCGGTTTTTACACGGCGCTCAAACCGACCCCTTTAGATAATGCTCGTCTCATCTGGCATAACGATGTGCTGGCCGACGCGCTGAATATTCCGCCCTCGTTGTTCCAGCCAACTTCAGGTGCGGGTGTCTGGGGCGGCGAAACCCTGCTTCCGGGTATGCAACCGTTGGCTCAGGTCTACAGTGGACACCAGTTTGGCGTCTGGGCCGGCCAGTTGGGTGATGGCCGTGGCATTTTATTAGGTGAACAGCACTGCGCTAATGGCCAAACGTTTGACTGGCATCTGAAAGGTGCGGGTCTTACCCCGTATTCGCGTATGGGTGACGGCCGCGCAGTGCTTCGTTCGACAATCCGCGAGAGTCTCGCCTCCGAGGCGATGCACGCTCTGGGTATTCCCACTACGCGAGCTCTGTCGATTGTCACCAGCGATACGCCAGTTGCGCGCGAAACGATGGAGCGCGGTGCGATGTTGATGCGTATTGCGCAAAGCCATTTGCGTTTCGGCCATTTTGAGCATTTCTATTATCGCCGGGAGCCGGAAAAGGTTCGCCAGCTTGCCGACTACGCCATTCATCGCCACTGGCCTCAGTGGCAGGACGAGGCGGACAAATACATGCTCTGGTTCCGTGATATCGTCGCCCGGACGGCGGCAACGATCGCTCGCTGGCAAACGGTAGGCTTTGCTCATGGGGTGATGAACACCGATAACATGTCCATTCTGGGGCTGACCTTTGATTACGGCCCATTCGGTTTTCTTGATGATTACCAGCCGGGTTATATCTGTAACCACTCTGATTATCAGGGGCGCTATAGCTTTGATAATCAGCCCGCGGTGGGGCTGTGGAATTTGCAACGCCTTGCTCAATCTTTGTCACCGTTTATTGATGTTGAGGCTCTCAATGACGCGCTTGATAGCTATCAGGAAATCCTGCTGCGCGAGTATGGAACCCTGATGCGCGGTAAGTTGGGGCTACAGACGCAAGAGAAGGGCGATAATGAGATCCTGAATGGGTTACTTGCACTGATGTCACGTGAAGGGAGTGATTTCACGCGTACTTTCCGCCTGCTGGGCCAGACGGAACAGTACAGCAGTGCGTCACCCCTGCGCGATGATTTTATCGATCGCCAGGCTTTTGATGACTGGTTCCGTCTCTACCGGGAACGCTTACAGCGAGAAAGCATCGATGATGTGATGCGTCAGGGGCAGATGAATGCAGCTAATCCGGCGATGGTCTTGCGTAACTGGCTGGCACAGCGTGCGATTGAGCAGGCGGAGCAGGGGGAATATGAAGAACTGCACCGGCTGCACATTGCCCTGCGCACGCCCTTTGCGGAGCGTGATGATGACTATGTCAGCCGCCCACCGGACTGGGGCAAGCGGCTGGAAGTTAGCTGTTCAAGCTAG
- a CDS encoding NlpC/P60 family protein has protein sequence MRFWIILAAALFLAGCSSHRAPPPNPRLSDSITVIASLNDQLSHWRGTPYRYGGMSRGGVDCSGFVLMTFRDKFDLQLPRETRKQAEIGTEIDKNDLLPGDLVFFKTGSGESGLHVGIYDTDNQFIHASTSRGVMRSSLDNVYWRKNFWQARRI, from the coding sequence ATGCGATTCTGGATTATCCTTGCAGCGGCATTATTCCTTGCGGGATGCAGTAGCCATCGTGCGCCGCCACCTAACCCGAGGTTATCGGATTCTATCACGGTCATTGCCAGCCTGAACGACCAGTTGAGTCACTGGCGCGGCACGCCCTACCGTTATGGCGGTATGAGCCGTGGCGGTGTGGATTGCTCGGGTTTTGTGTTAATGACGTTTCGCGATAAGTTTGATTTACAGCTCCCGCGTGAAACGCGTAAACAAGCCGAAATTGGCACGGAAATTGATAAAAACGATTTACTGCCAGGCGATCTGGTCTTTTTCAAAACAGGTTCGGGCGAAAGTGGTCTGCATGTCGGTATTTATGATACAGACAACCAATTCATTCATGCTTCGACCAGTCGCGGTGTGATGCGTTCATCGCTGGATAATGTTTACTGGCGCAAAAACTTCTGGCAAGCGAGACGTATTTAA
- the btuC gene encoding vitamin B12 ABC transporter permease BtuC, translating to MLDLVHRQRQSDLRTLSVLMILLVITTGVSLCAGDRWLGPENWFGIDGQLFVWQIRLPRTLAVILVGAALALCGTIMQALFDNPLAEPGLLGVSNGAGVGFIAAVMLGGGELSTPGISVSAIAGALVITIILLRFARRHLSTSRLLLAGVALGIICSALMTWAVYFSTSFDLRQLMYWMMGGFGGIDWRQSWLMVLLVPVMLWACCQSHPLNILALGETTARQLGMSIGLWRNILVIAIGWMVGVSVALAGAIGFIGLVIPHMLRLCGITDHRTLLPASAVAGAATLLVADIIARLALSAAELPIGVVTATLGAPVFIWLLLKSGR from the coding sequence ATGCTTGATTTAGTGCATCGCCAACGCCAATCTGACCTCCGTACTCTGTCGGTGCTCATGATTCTGCTCGTGATAACGACGGGGGTTAGCCTGTGTGCAGGTGACAGATGGCTCGGCCCCGAAAACTGGTTTGGCATTGATGGGCAACTTTTTGTCTGGCAGATCCGTCTGCCGAGAACCCTGGCGGTGATCCTTGTCGGCGCCGCATTAGCCTTGTGTGGAACCATTATGCAGGCCTTGTTCGACAACCCGTTGGCAGAACCTGGTTTGCTGGGTGTCTCAAATGGGGCGGGCGTTGGCTTTATCGCAGCCGTCATGTTGGGCGGTGGAGAACTTTCAACGCCTGGTATCAGCGTGAGCGCTATTGCTGGCGCGCTGGTAATAACCATTATCTTACTCCGTTTTGCCCGACGCCATCTTTCCACCAGTCGGTTGCTTCTGGCGGGGGTGGCATTGGGGATTATTTGTAGTGCGTTGATGACCTGGGCGGTCTATTTTTCGACCTCGTTTGATTTACGCCAGCTTATGTATTGGATGATGGGCGGTTTTGGCGGAATTGACTGGCGACAAAGCTGGCTGATGGTACTGCTTGTTCCTGTGATGTTATGGGCCTGCTGCCAGTCTCATCCGCTTAATATCCTGGCATTGGGGGAAACAACAGCCCGCCAGCTAGGTATGTCGATCGGCCTGTGGCGTAACATACTGGTTATCGCGATTGGCTGGATGGTGGGGGTGAGTGTGGCGCTGGCGGGGGCAATTGGTTTTATTGGTCTGGTTATTCCGCACATGTTACGCCTTTGCGGAATCACCGATCACCGTACCTTACTCCCGGCATCAGCGGTAGCGGGGGCCGCAACGTTACTGGTCGCGGATATCATCGCGAGGCTTGCACTGTCCGCCGCGGAGTTACCGATTGGCGTGGTGACTGCTACGCTGGGCGCGCCAGTCTTTATCTGGCTACTATTAAAATCCGGACGTTAA
- the pheM gene encoding pheST operon leader peptide PheM — MNAAIFRFFFYFST; from the coding sequence ATGAATGCTGCTATTTTCCGCTTCTTCTTTTACTTTAGCACCTGA
- the btuD gene encoding vitamin B12 ABC transporter ATP-binding protein BtuD, producing the protein MTLLMQLTDVAEKGRLKPITAAVNAGEILHLVGPNGAGKSTLLARMAGLTRGAGNIALQGHSLSEWPSLALSNRRSYLVQQQTPPFAMPVWHYLMLHLHDKNHTELLKDVARSLGLEDKLARHASQLSGGEWQRVRLAAVILQIHPAGNPYGCLLLLDEPMSGLDVAQQAALDRMLSALSLKGIAVVMSSHDLNHTLRHAHRVWLLARGEMIASGSRDSVLTPPNLAIAYNMPFRRLDIEGHKMLISTAQE; encoded by the coding sequence ATGACCTTGCTGATGCAGCTGACAGATGTCGCAGAAAAGGGACGTCTTAAGCCCATCACGGCTGCGGTAAATGCAGGAGAAATCCTGCATCTCGTGGGGCCTAATGGGGCAGGGAAGAGCACGTTGCTGGCGCGTATGGCGGGGCTAACCAGAGGTGCGGGCAATATTGCTTTGCAGGGCCATTCTCTTTCTGAGTGGCCCTCCCTGGCGCTATCAAATCGTCGCAGTTATCTTGTTCAGCAACAAACGCCTCCGTTTGCGATGCCGGTTTGGCACTATCTGATGCTGCATCTGCACGATAAAAACCACACTGAGTTACTGAAGGATGTCGCCCGGTCGCTGGGGCTGGAAGATAAACTCGCGCGTCATGCCAGCCAGCTTTCCGGTGGTGAGTGGCAGCGTGTACGGCTTGCAGCCGTTATTCTCCAGATTCACCCTGCGGGAAATCCATACGGATGTTTGCTTTTGCTGGACGAACCCATGAGTGGTCTGGATGTAGCCCAACAGGCCGCGTTGGATCGAATGTTAAGCGCACTTTCCCTAAAAGGCATTGCGGTGGTGATGAGCAGTCACGATTTGAACCATACACTGCGCCACGCGCATCGGGTGTGGTTATTGGCCCGTGGGGAGATGATTGCCAGTGGGTCGCGTGATAGCGTGCTGACCCCCCCAAACCTTGCCATCGCGTACAATATGCCTTTTCGTCGTCTGGATATTGAAGGGCACAAGATGTTGATTTCTACTGCACAAGAGTAA
- the rpmI gene encoding 50S ribosomal protein L35: MPKIKTVRGAAKRFKKTGKGGFKHKHANLRHILTKKATKRKRHLRPKAMVSKGDLGLVIACLPYA; the protein is encoded by the coding sequence ATGCCAAAAATTAAGACCGTACGCGGTGCTGCTAAGCGCTTCAAAAAAACCGGTAAAGGTGGTTTTAAGCACAAGCACGCAAACCTGCGTCACATTCTGACTAAGAAAGCTACCAAGCGTAAACGTCACCTGCGTCCTAAAGCCATGGTTTCCAAAGGCGATCTGGGCCTGGTAATCGCGTGCCTGCCGTACGCATAA
- the ihfA gene encoding integration host factor subunit alpha, which yields MALTKAEMSEYLFDKLGLSKRDAKELVELFFEEIRRALENGEQVKLSGFGNFDLRDKNQRPGRNPKTGEDIPITARRVVTFRPGQKLKSRVENATPKAE from the coding sequence ATGGCGCTTACAAAAGCTGAAATGTCAGAATATCTGTTTGATAAGCTTGGGCTTAGCAAACGGGATGCCAAAGAGCTGGTAGAGCTGTTTTTCGAAGAGATCCGTCGTGCTCTGGAAAATGGTGAGCAGGTAAAACTCTCCGGTTTTGGCAATTTTGATTTGCGAGACAAAAACCAACGTCCGGGCCGTAACCCGAAGACGGGGGAAGATATTCCCATTACAGCTCGCCGCGTGGTGACCTTCAGACCCGGCCAGAAGTTAAAAAGCCGTGTCGAAAACGCAACGCCCAAAGCAGAGTAA
- the pheT gene encoding phenylalanine--tRNA ligase subunit beta: MKFSELWLREWVNTSLDSDALSNQITMAGLEVDGVEPVSGAFNGVVVGEVVECGQHPNADKLRVTKVNVGGDRLLDIVCGAPNCRQGLKVAVATVGAVLPGDFKIKAAKLRGEPSEGMLCSFSELGISDDHNGIIELPQDAPVGTDIREYLKLDDNTIEISVTPNRADCLGIIGVARDVAVLNQTELNVPEITPVAVTISDTLPIQVEASDACPRYLGRVVKGINVKAPTPMWMREKLRRCGIRSIDAVVDVTNYVLLELGQPMHAFDKDRIEGGIVVRMAKEGETLVLLDGSEAKLNADTLVIADHAKALAMGGIFGGELSGVNDETQNVLLECAFFSPLSITGRARRHGLHTDASHRYERGVDPALQYKAMERATRLLIDICGGEAGPVIDVTNEATLPKRATITLRRSKLDRLIGHHVTDAQVSDILRRLGCDVTEGQDEWKAVAPSWRFDMEIEEDLVEEVARVYGYNNIPDEPVQAGLIMGTHREADLSLKRVKTMLNDKGYQEVITYSFVDPKVQQLVHPGQEALILPSPISSEMSAMRLSLWTGLLGTIVYNQNRQQNRVRIFESGLRFVPDTQANLGVRQDLMLAGAISGNRIEEHWDLAKGTVDFYDMKGDLEAVLDLTGKLSEIEFRAEAIPALHPGQSAAIYLEGKRVGFIGVVHPELERKLDLNGRTIVFELEWNPVADRVIPQAQDISRFPANRRDIAVVVAENVPAADILAECKKVGVNQVVGVNLFDVYRGKGVAEGSKSLAISLILQDTSRTLEEEEIAATVTKCVEALKERFQASLRD, encoded by the coding sequence ATGAAATTCAGTGAACTGTGGTTACGCGAATGGGTGAACACCTCTCTTGATAGCGATGCGCTTTCAAACCAGATCACCATGGCCGGTCTGGAGGTTGACGGTGTTGAGCCAGTTTCAGGTGCATTTAATGGTGTGGTTGTCGGTGAAGTTGTTGAGTGCGGCCAGCATCCAAACGCGGATAAACTGCGTGTAACAAAAGTTAATGTAGGTGGCGACCGCCTGCTGGATATCGTCTGCGGCGCGCCAAATTGCCGCCAGGGCCTGAAAGTGGCTGTGGCAACGGTGGGTGCTGTTCTGCCAGGTGATTTTAAAATTAAAGCGGCGAAACTGCGTGGTGAGCCTTCTGAAGGCATGCTGTGTTCTTTCTCTGAACTGGGTATTTCCGACGATCATAACGGCATTATTGAATTGCCACAGGATGCGCCAGTTGGAACAGATATTCGCGAGTATCTGAAACTCGATGACAACACCATTGAAATCAGTGTGACGCCAAACCGTGCAGACTGCTTAGGTATCATCGGCGTAGCGCGTGACGTTGCGGTATTGAACCAGACTGAACTGAACGTGCCGGAAATCACACCGGTTGCGGTAACCATCAGCGACACGCTGCCTATCCAGGTTGAAGCGTCAGATGCATGCCCACGTTACCTCGGTCGAGTGGTGAAAGGCATCAATGTTAAAGCACCAACGCCGATGTGGATGAGAGAGAAGTTACGCCGCTGTGGTATCCGTTCTATTGATGCCGTTGTTGATGTGACTAACTACGTCTTGCTGGAACTCGGTCAGCCGATGCACGCGTTCGATAAAGATCGTATCGAAGGCGGTATTGTCGTGCGTATGGCGAAAGAGGGCGAAACTCTGGTTCTGCTGGACGGTAGCGAAGCGAAGCTGAACGCCGACACGCTGGTGATTGCCGATCACGCTAAAGCACTGGCAATGGGCGGTATCTTTGGCGGCGAGCTCTCGGGTGTAAATGACGAAACGCAAAATGTGTTGCTGGAATGTGCATTCTTCAGCCCGCTGTCCATCACCGGCCGCGCACGTCGTCACGGCTTACATACTGATGCCTCTCACCGCTATGAGCGTGGCGTGGATCCAGCGCTGCAATACAAAGCAATGGAACGTGCGACACGTCTGCTGATCGATATCTGTGGCGGTGAAGCTGGCCCTGTTATTGATGTCACGAACGAAGCGACGCTGCCTAAGCGTGCCACTATCACCTTGCGCCGCAGTAAACTGGACCGTCTGATTGGTCACCATGTTACTGACGCACAGGTAAGCGACATTCTGCGTCGCCTGGGTTGTGATGTAACTGAAGGCCAGGACGAATGGAAAGCGGTTGCGCCAAGCTGGCGTTTCGATATGGAAATCGAAGAAGATCTGGTTGAGGAAGTGGCCCGTGTATACGGCTATAACAATATTCCCGATGAACCGGTACAAGCGGGTCTGATCATGGGTACGCACCGTGAAGCGGATCTGTCCCTGAAGCGTGTGAAAACCATGCTGAATGACAAGGGTTATCAGGAAGTGATCACTTATAGCTTCGTTGACCCTAAAGTACAGCAACTGGTACACCCAGGTCAGGAAGCATTGATTCTGCCAAGCCCAATCTCCAGTGAGATGTCCGCCATGCGTCTCTCTCTGTGGACGGGGCTGCTCGGAACGATTGTGTATAACCAGAATCGTCAGCAGAACCGCGTACGTATTTTCGAAAGCGGTTTACGCTTTGTGCCGGATACACAGGCTAACCTGGGGGTTCGTCAGGATCTGATGCTGGCGGGGGCAATAAGTGGCAACCGTATTGAAGAGCACTGGGATCTGGCAAAAGGTACAGTTGATTTCTACGATATGAAAGGCGATCTGGAAGCTGTTCTCGATCTGACCGGTAAATTGTCTGAAATCGAGTTCCGTGCAGAAGCCATCCCTGCTTTGCATCCCGGTCAGAGCGCTGCTATTTATTTAGAGGGCAAACGCGTTGGTTTCATTGGCGTTGTTCACCCAGAGCTGGAGCGTAAACTGGATCTGAACGGTCGCACAATCGTATTTGAACTGGAGTGGAATCCGGTTGCAGACCGCGTCATACCTCAGGCACAGGACATTTCTCGCTTCCCGGCAAACCGTCGTGATATCGCTGTTGTGGTCGCTGAAAATGTTCCTGCAGCAGATATTTTGGCCGAATGTAAGAAAGTTGGCGTAAATCAGGTAGTTGGCGTAAACTTATTTGACGTGTACCGCGGTAAGGGCGTAGCGGAGGGTTCGAAGAGCCTCGCTATTAGCCTTATCCTTCAGGATACCAGCCGTACACTCGAAGAAGAGGAGATTGCCGCTACCGTTACCAAATGTGTAGAGGCATTAAAAGAGCGATTCCAGGCATCATTGAGGGATTGA